One genomic region from Candidatus Ryanbacteria bacterium CG10_big_fil_rev_8_21_14_0_10_43_42 encodes:
- a CDS encoding Asp-tRNA(Asn)/Glu-tRNA(Gln) amidotransferase subunit GatB produces the protein MAESSTKTEYEVVVGIEVHAELNTRTKMFCSSRNDPHESHPNMNICPVCMGHPGTLPVINREAVMKVIRVGLALRGEINAFSQFDRKNYFYPDLPKGYQISQFEYPIVTGGMLDGVHITRVHLEEDAGRLQHMPDNTLVDYNRAGVPLMELVTEPDIRSAADAKHFAEELRALLRYVGASDADMEKGQMRIEANISLRPKGEEVFGTKVEVKNINSFRAVEKAIEYEMDRQAVLLDAGENITQETRGWNDVKGITVSQRKKEGSSDYRYFPEPDLPPLHLTKEEGWDIEAIRNTLPELPAEKRERFSKQYPINEKQRETLIADKAYADYFEQAASELREWLNGKQESKGEERAITLLANYLTSDVQALMIEKSAHISQILITPENLAELVKMIFTNEISSRVAKDVLMRMFADGSDPSVIVHEEGLAQVSDAGALETVAKEVVEENVKMAEDYKNGKEPALQALVGKVMAKTKGAANPQVVRDVLTQLLQE, from the coding sequence ATGGCAGAATCAAGTACAAAAACGGAATATGAAGTCGTTGTTGGTATTGAGGTGCATGCGGAGTTAAATACGCGCACGAAGATGTTTTGTTCATCCCGGAATGATCCGCATGAGTCTCATCCCAATATGAATATTTGTCCGGTATGTATGGGGCATCCCGGGACATTGCCGGTTATTAACAGGGAAGCTGTAATGAAGGTTATTCGGGTTGGACTTGCTTTGAGAGGAGAAATTAATGCGTTTTCACAATTTGACCGTAAGAATTACTTTTATCCTGACTTGCCAAAAGGATATCAGATATCACAGTTTGAATATCCCATCGTAACGGGGGGCATGTTAGACGGTGTTCATATAACGCGTGTTCACTTGGAGGAAGATGCCGGACGGCTTCAGCACATGCCGGACAACACGCTCGTGGACTATAACCGTGCCGGCGTGCCTCTTATGGAACTAGTAACGGAGCCGGATATTCGTTCCGCCGCGGATGCAAAACATTTTGCAGAAGAGCTTCGCGCGCTTCTTCGATATGTCGGTGCGTCGGATGCCGATATGGAAAAGGGGCAAATGCGCATAGAAGCAAATATCAGTTTGCGTCCCAAAGGAGAAGAAGTATTCGGCACGAAGGTGGAAGTTAAAAATATTAATTCATTCCGTGCGGTAGAGAAAGCTATTGAATATGAAATGGACCGACAGGCTGTATTATTGGATGCGGGAGAGAATATAACACAGGAAACGCGCGGATGGAATGACGTAAAGGGGATAACGGTATCTCAACGTAAGAAGGAAGGGTCGTCCGATTATCGCTACTTTCCGGAGCCGGACTTACCGCCTCTCCATCTTACCAAAGAGGAAGGATGGGACATTGAGGCTATTCGAAATACATTACCGGAACTCCCCGCGGAAAAGCGAGAGCGTTTTTCAAAACAGTACCCTATAAATGAAAAACAGCGCGAAACACTTATCGCCGATAAAGCATATGCGGATTATTTTGAGCAGGCGGCATCGGAACTTCGTGAATGGCTGAACGGCAAACAAGAATCGAAAGGTGAAGAAAGGGCTATTACGCTCTTGGCGAATTATCTTACATCGGACGTTCAGGCTCTGATGATTGAAAAAAGTGCACACATATCACAAATTCTCATAACACCGGAGAATCTTGCCGAGCTTGTAAAAATGATTTTCACCAATGAAATATCCTCACGAGTAGCAAAAGATGTGCTCATGCGCATGTTTGCCGATGGGTCCGATCCGTCCGTTATTGTACACGAAGAAGGGCTTGCGCAGGTGAGCGACGCGGGCGCTCTCGAGACGGTTGCAAAAGAAGTTGTAGAGGAGAACGTAAAGATGGCGGAAGATTATAAGAACGGGAAAGAACCTGCTTTGCAGGCGCTAGTCGGAAAAGTAATGGCAAAAACAAAGGGAGCCGCCAATCCGCAGGTGGTACGAGACGTATTGACGCAATTATTACAGGAGTAA
- a CDS encoding threonine--tRNA ligase gives MTQNKKSNTNIEHIRHSLAHILATAVLEKYPKAELGIGPAIDTGFYYDIKFSKPISEDELPAIEKRMREIINENLPFSSEKITPQKARSLFKNQPFKLDLIKEFTKDKKDLTAYTTGNFVDLCKGGHVKNTKEINPDAFKLLKLAGAYWRGDEKNPQLTRIYGVAFSTVKELEDHLMLLEEAVRRDHRKLGRELGLFVFSDIVGPGLPLYTPKGAGILRRIKNFSHALRTEIGYEEVQTPQINKDKLFMNSGHYEKFKDDMFHVSSNYSKEAYFLKPMNCPQHTQIYASEIRSYKDLPVRYADFSLLYRDEKPGELSGLTRLRSFSQDDGHAFLREDQVEQEFKNVLTSINTAMKRYGLSYYIRLSLRDEKNKEGYLGTDAVWKKSQATLKKLLKNNAIDFVTAEGEAAFYGPKMDLIVKDALAREWQISTIQIDFNQPERFNLEYIDEKGKKRRPVMVHSAITGSPERFFGLLIEHYAGAFPFWLAPVQVKVLSINDKVHDYAHTVMQKLVEHNIRVELDTRNESIGKKIREGEKEKIPYLLIIGEKEKDAETVSVREHGNKDGGVQKIDALLKKFEHIL, from the coding sequence ATGACTCAAAACAAAAAATCGAACACCAATATAGAGCATATCCGCCACTCACTGGCGCATATTTTGGCCACCGCCGTTTTGGAAAAGTATCCCAAGGCGGAGCTGGGCATTGGACCCGCTATTGATACCGGTTTTTACTACGATATTAAATTTTCCAAACCAATAAGCGAAGATGAGCTTCCTGCCATTGAAAAACGCATGCGAGAAATTATCAATGAAAATCTTCCGTTCTCCAGCGAAAAAATTACTCCCCAAAAAGCGCGTTCTCTTTTTAAAAACCAACCGTTTAAACTTGATTTAATAAAAGAATTCACGAAAGATAAAAAAGATTTAACCGCATATACAACCGGTAATTTTGTGGATCTTTGCAAGGGCGGACATGTTAAAAACACAAAGGAAATCAATCCCGATGCGTTCAAGCTTTTGAAACTCGCAGGGGCATACTGGCGCGGTGATGAAAAAAATCCCCAACTTACCCGCATATACGGCGTGGCATTTTCAACAGTAAAAGAACTGGAAGACCACCTTATGCTTTTGGAAGAGGCCGTACGGCGCGATCATAGAAAACTCGGCCGCGAGCTTGGACTTTTTGTATTTTCGGACATAGTTGGTCCCGGTCTTCCTCTTTACACCCCCAAGGGCGCCGGTATATTGCGTCGCATTAAAAACTTCTCGCATGCGCTTCGTACCGAAATCGGGTATGAAGAAGTGCAAACACCCCAAATAAATAAAGACAAACTTTTCATGAATTCGGGACATTATGAAAAGTTCAAGGATGATATGTTTCATGTATCATCAAACTATTCAAAAGAAGCGTATTTTCTAAAGCCCATGAATTGTCCCCAGCATACGCAAATTTATGCTTCGGAAATACGGAGCTATAAGGATCTGCCCGTTCGTTATGCCGACTTCTCTCTTCTTTATCGGGATGAAAAACCGGGAGAGCTTTCCGGTCTTACTCGCCTTCGATCCTTTTCCCAGGATGACGGACACGCATTTCTACGGGAAGATCAAGTAGAACAAGAATTTAAAAATGTTCTTACCAGCATTAATACTGCCATGAAGCGCTACGGGCTTTCTTATTATATCCGCCTATCCCTTCGTGATGAAAAAAATAAAGAAGGATATCTTGGCACTGATGCCGTATGGAAAAAATCACAGGCAACACTCAAAAAACTTCTTAAAAATAATGCCATAGACTTTGTTACCGCAGAAGGCGAAGCGGCTTTTTACGGCCCTAAAATGGATCTTATTGTGAAAGACGCACTCGCACGGGAATGGCAAATTTCCACCATTCAAATAGATTTCAATCAGCCGGAACGCTTTAATCTCGAATATATCGATGAAAAAGGCAAAAAACGGCGCCCCGTTATGGTGCATAGCGCCATTACCGGATCTCCCGAGCGTTTTTTCGGACTCTTAATTGAGCATTACGCCGGTGCATTTCCATTCTGGCTCGCGCCGGTTCAGGTAAAAGTACTTTCAATAAACGACAAAGTACATGACTATGCCCATACCGTTATGCAAAAACTTGTAGAACATAATATTCGTGTGGAACTTGATACGCGCAATGAATCTATCGGTAAAAAAATCCGCGAGGGCGAAAAAGAAAAGATTCCTTATCTTCTTATTATCGGTGAAAAAGAAAAAGATGCCGAAACGGTGAGCGTACGCGAACATGGCAATAAAGACGGCGGCGTACAAAAAATTGACGCACTGCTTAAAAAATTTGAACATATTTTGTAG
- a CDS encoding DNA polymerase III subunit alpha — MSFVHLHTHSHYSLLDGLSKIDELVAHAKEKNMPALALTDHGNLYGAIEFYQKATKAGIKPIIGVEAYITAGDMTSKIAGIDDKRFHLILLAKNQTGYKNLLKLVTASNLEGYYYKPRMDKNLLKKHADGLIALSGCLSGEIPQALLINDQERAKELADEYRSIFGADNFYIEIGNHPNVPNYPKVVDDLIVFARANAIPLVATQDAHYLHTEDAAAHDVLLAIQTNSHVGDPNRMSMKSDDYSVRAPEEMKELFPHIPEAVENTLRVAEKCNLKLELGTIQLPHYPIPDGKTDAEYLKEMCESRIKNRYPEPAKEIYDRMHYELSVFEKTGFTTYFLMVQDFVNWAKDQGIVVGPGRGSAAGSIVAYILGITNVDPIYYNLLFERFMNPDRISPPDIDLDFADTRRDEVIEYVSRKYGRDHVAQIITFGTMAARAAIRDTGRAMGLPYGFCDRIAKLIPFGYGLEKALAEVAELEELYKKDPQTKELLDAAKKLEGVVRHASTHACGVVITKDSLTDVMPLQYATSGGGEESAKSLVTQYEMHAVEDLGLLKVDFLGLANLSIIEDALLRIKERHGVTLVIDDIPLDDERVFEPFKSGETTGFFQFESAGMRRYLKELRPSEFEDLIAMVSLYRPGPMELIPSYIKRKHGEEKITHLHPKLEPILRSTYGIGIYQEQMMRIARDLAGFTLAEADTLRKAIGKKIVDLLAEQQEKLISGMVKNDIPKETAEAIWELFPPFARYGFNRSHAACYALIAYQTAYLKVHYPAEFMAAIMNADAKNVERMAFLVGECKNINITVSPPSINASNRDFTIVSEHEIRFGFAAIKNLGSNTTDAIIEERKAGGVFTSFEDFLNRMNAGTINKKSLEALVKSGTFDDLEERNRILLNMDAILDYVREAGRAKMQNQSSLFTLLPAEQTAPLLRLPSVEAASMTERLRWEKELLGLYVSGHPLDPFKEKIPRSNSSIATVKQFRSGAAITTAGLISNMKKILTKKGDTMAFLRIEDLSDTIEAVVFPSALKKYGEHLKEENCISIKGKTNEREGETSIICDEIIVMV; from the coding sequence TACAAAAACCTTCTTAAACTTGTAACGGCATCTAATCTGGAGGGCTATTACTACAAACCCCGCATGGACAAGAATCTTCTTAAGAAACATGCCGACGGCCTTATCGCCCTTTCGGGATGTTTGTCGGGCGAGATTCCGCAAGCCCTTTTAATAAACGATCAAGAAAGAGCTAAAGAGCTTGCCGACGAATATAGAAGTATTTTCGGTGCGGATAATTTTTATATTGAAATCGGCAATCATCCCAATGTACCGAATTACCCAAAAGTAGTGGATGATCTTATCGTATTCGCGCGCGCAAACGCCATACCCCTCGTTGCAACGCAGGATGCGCATTATCTCCATACCGAAGATGCCGCCGCTCATGACGTGCTTCTCGCCATACAAACAAACTCCCACGTGGGTGATCCAAATCGTATGTCTATGAAATCGGATGATTATTCCGTGCGGGCACCGGAAGAAATGAAGGAATTATTTCCTCATATACCGGAGGCTGTTGAAAATACTCTGCGTGTTGCAGAAAAATGCAATCTCAAACTTGAGCTCGGCACCATACAACTTCCCCATTACCCTATCCCCGATGGAAAAACAGATGCCGAATATCTTAAAGAAATGTGTGAAAGTCGTATTAAAAACCGATACCCCGAACCTGCAAAGGAAATTTATGACCGCATGCACTATGAGCTTTCCGTATTTGAGAAAACCGGATTTACCACCTATTTTCTGATGGTGCAGGATTTCGTAAATTGGGCGAAAGATCAAGGTATTGTAGTGGGTCCCGGACGCGGTTCCGCCGCCGGATCCATAGTGGCGTATATTCTCGGCATCACGAACGTTGACCCTATTTATTATAATCTTCTCTTTGAGCGGTTTATGAATCCGGACCGCATCAGTCCACCCGATATTGACCTGGATTTTGCCGATACACGCCGTGATGAAGTTATTGAATATGTTTCCCGAAAATACGGGCGCGACCATGTGGCGCAAATTATCACCTTTGGCACCATGGCGGCACGAGCCGCTATACGGGACACCGGACGCGCTATGGGGCTTCCATATGGATTCTGTGACCGCATTGCAAAACTCATCCCGTTTGGATACGGTCTTGAAAAAGCTCTCGCCGAAGTTGCCGAATTGGAAGAATTATACAAAAAAGATCCGCAAACAAAAGAACTTCTGGATGCCGCTAAAAAACTGGAAGGCGTTGTGCGGCACGCCTCCACGCATGCGTGCGGTGTTGTTATTACCAAAGATTCCCTGACGGACGTTATGCCGCTTCAGTATGCCACCAGCGGCGGCGGAGAAGAATCGGCAAAATCGCTTGTTACGCAGTACGAAATGCATGCCGTGGAAGATTTGGGACTTTTGAAAGTGGATTTTCTCGGTCTTGCCAACTTAAGCATTATTGAAGATGCTCTTTTGCGCATTAAAGAACGCCATGGCGTTACCCTTGTAATTGACGATATCCCTCTGGATGATGAGCGTGTATTTGAACCTTTTAAAAGCGGAGAAACGACGGGATTCTTTCAGTTTGAATCGGCAGGTATGCGCAGATACTTAAAAGAACTTCGTCCGAGTGAATTTGAAGATCTTATTGCCATGGTTTCCTTATATCGTCCCGGCCCGATGGAACTTATTCCATCATACATTAAGCGAAAACACGGAGAGGAAAAAATTACCCATCTGCACCCCAAACTGGAACCCATACTTCGCAGTACCTATGGCATTGGTATCTATCAGGAACAAATGATGCGTATAGCGCGCGACCTTGCCGGCTTCACACTTGCCGAAGCCGATACGCTCCGAAAGGCAATCGGTAAAAAAATTGTGGATCTCCTTGCCGAACAGCAAGAAAAACTTATATCGGGCATGGTGAAAAATGATATTCCGAAAGAAACCGCCGAAGCCATATGGGAATTATTTCCGCCATTCGCCCGATATGGTTTTAACCGCAGTCATGCGGCGTGTTATGCACTTATTGCATACCAAACCGCATATCTTAAAGTACACTATCCGGCAGAATTTATGGCCGCCATTATGAATGCCGATGCTAAAAATGTTGAGCGTATGGCTTTTTTGGTAGGCGAATGCAAAAACATTAATATAACAGTATCCCCACCGAGCATAAATGCCAGCAATAGAGATTTTACCATCGTATCCGAACATGAAATACGCTTCGGATTTGCCGCCATTAAAAATTTAGGCAGTAATACTACGGATGCCATTATAGAAGAACGCAAAGCCGGCGGCGTATTCACTTCGTTTGAAGACTTTCTTAACCGGATGAATGCGGGCACCATCAATAAAAAATCCCTTGAGGCACTCGTAAAATCGGGTACGTTTGATGATCTGGAGGAACGTAATCGCATACTTCTTAATATGGATGCCATTTTGGATTATGTACGTGAAGCCGGCAGGGCAAAAATGCAAAATCAGTCTTCCCTGTTTACCCTTCTTCCCGCCGAACAAACAGCACCTCTTCTCCGCCTTCCGTCCGTAGAAGCCGCGTCTATGACCGAACGCCTTCGCTGGGAAAAGGAACTCTTGGGATTGTATGTATCCGGACATCCGCTTGATCCATTCAAAGAAAAAATTCCGCGATCGAATTCCAGCATAGCGACCGTAAAACAATTCCGCTCCGGTGCCGCCATTACAACGGCGGGGCTTATTTCAAACATGAAAAAAATTCTCACGAAAAAAGGAGACACCATGGCATTCCTTCGCATTGAGGATCTGTCCGATACCATCGAAGCTGTCGTATTCCCCAGTGCGCTTAAAAAATATGGCGAACACTTAAAAGAAGAAAATTGCATATCCATAAAAGGAAAAACAAACGAACGGGAGGGTGAAACTTCCATTATCTGCGACGAAATTATAGTTATGGTATAG
- a CDS encoding elongation factor P, whose protein sequence is MLDYNELKKGTLFEWNGEPYEVVEYNFMRMQQRRPVAQTKIRNLKTGSVSSQTFKQSDTFKELSIEKKSAIFVFCNKDTCTFYPSGKPGERFVIAIDALGDKIKYLKPQSEILARYINDKLLDIVLPIKVDIAVKEAPPAVKGNTAQGGVKQVTLETGAVINTPMFIEPGDIVRINTETGAYVERVT, encoded by the coding sequence ATGCTGGACTATAACGAGCTAAAAAAAGGAACTCTTTTCGAATGGAACGGCGAACCCTACGAAGTGGTTGAGTATAATTTTATGCGCATGCAACAGCGCCGTCCCGTGGCACAAACAAAAATACGCAACCTTAAAACGGGATCCGTATCAAGCCAGACATTCAAGCAATCGGACACCTTTAAGGAGTTGTCCATAGAGAAAAAATCCGCTATCTTTGTATTTTGCAATAAAGATACCTGCACATTTTACCCCTCCGGTAAACCCGGCGAGCGCTTTGTTATAGCAATAGATGCGTTGGGAGACAAAATAAAATACTTGAAGCCGCAATCCGAAATACTCGCACGCTACATCAACGATAAGCTCCTGGATATCGTCCTTCCCATAAAAGTGGATATTGCCGTAAAAGAAGCACCACCGGCCGTAAAGGGAAATACAGCACAAGGAGGCGTTAAACAGGTTACTCTCGAAACAGGGGCTGTAATAAATACTCCCATGTTTATTGAGCCCGGAGATATCGTACGCATTAACACAGAAACGGGGGCGTACGTTGAGCGGGTTACATAA
- a CDS encoding tRNA (adenosine(37)-N6)-dimethylallyltransferase MiaA, protein MPARSLIAIVGPTASGKSELAVFLAKKYDGEIISADSRQVYRDLAIGTNKISGQWQKRDGMEKTTFTYKNIPHYCIDFIDPKETYTVAEFKNCADKAIKDILSRDKTPFLVGGTGLYIDAVVYGIVPPKVPPNKKLREDLSEKTTKELFALLQKCDPARADAIDPDNPRRLIRAIEITTALGSVPLIKKDPQYNTLMLGIKRTEEETKKRITHMVHDMLENGLINEVQSLIKNGIPKERIRELGFEYSYALEYLKAPENEVFGSLQELEHVLIQKNWQYAKRQMTWFKRDKNIRWISSQEEAEDLIQVFLAY, encoded by the coding sequence ATGCCGGCACGCTCCCTTATTGCAATCGTAGGACCAACCGCATCCGGAAAATCCGAGTTGGCGGTTTTTTTGGCTAAAAAATATGACGGTGAAATTATATCGGCTGACTCCCGGCAAGTGTATAGAGACCTTGCTATTGGTACGAATAAAATTTCCGGGCAATGGCAAAAAAGAGATGGAATGGAAAAAACGACATTCACCTATAAGAATATTCCCCATTATTGCATTGATTTTATAGATCCAAAAGAAACATATACAGTCGCTGAATTTAAAAACTGTGCCGACAAAGCAATAAAAGACATTCTCTCGCGCGACAAAACACCCTTCCTCGTTGGCGGTACCGGACTCTATATAGATGCCGTTGTATACGGCATCGTACCGCCGAAAGTACCTCCCAATAAAAAACTCCGTGAAGACTTATCCGAAAAAACAACGAAAGAACTTTTTGCACTCCTGCAAAAATGCGATCCGGCGCGTGCGGACGCTATTGATCCTGATAATCCACGGCGCCTTATACGCGCGATAGAAATTACAACGGCACTCGGATCGGTCCCTCTCATAAAAAAGGATCCGCAATATAACACGCTTATGCTCGGTATAAAACGAACCGAAGAAGAAACAAAAAAACGCATTACTCATATGGTGCATGACATGCTGGAAAACGGCCTCATTAATGAAGTGCAGAGTCTTATAAAAAACGGCATACCAAAAGAACGCATCCGCGAACTTGGCTTTGAATATTCTTATGCATTGGAGTATTTAAAAGCTCCCGAGAATGAGGTCTTCGGAAGCTTACAAGAGCTGGAGCATGTTCTCATACAAAAAAACTGGCAATACGCAAAACGCCAAATGACATGGTTTAAGAGAGATAAAAATATTCGATGGATTTCCAGCCAAGAAGAAGCGGAAGATCTTATACAGGTATTTCTTGCATATTAA